TACCCTGTgccatttcatttttcctttctgttcttgtcCTGACCGTTGAACAGCACAAAGATGATCTCCTTTTCacgcccccccccctttttttttaatcttatattGTCTTGCTTCTTGCATGGTCTCAtggtcttctgcctcagcctggaGCGGCCATTCTCTTATTTTGGGGAGGGAAAATGCAacacattctttctgtctcagtctctcctTATCTGTAGTTCTTGGTTTGAGTTCTTTAAGGAAATGGGGTAGGACCATTCCTCTTTTTAACTGCCAACTAGTTAGTTGTAGATTACTTTGAAGTTGCATTGGGGTCCTGAAATACATGGAAGTAGACATGAAGACTTACACTAAAAAACAAGCatataaacaacaacaatcaGAAATTCTGATTTAATTTGTCTGGGGTATGCCTGGAAATCCTAACTTCTGAAAACTACTAGGTTGAAACCAGTTAATGAGTGGGTTATAAAAGCTGTAGAAACCAGGTGTATGTAGGAGGGTGTTAGGTTGAGCAATGGCAACGTGGAGAGTAAGTCTAAATGGGATTTTGTTTCCTTAGTAACCAGCAAAAATTTTCAGGAAGCCAGAATTACCCAGGTAAacatgaaaattttctttatGCTTCATTCTTGTCCTAGGCCAATTTGTGTGTAGTAGTTTCTTCTCCCACACTAGTTATTACTCTTCTTCCTTGTGTTTCTGTCCAGAGAGCTCAGTATTTTGCTGGAGAAGAATAGCTTCAGAAGAAATCACTTTAGAACTTTCAGgaatcattttccccttccataCCTTGTCTGTCCCATAGTCCTCCTCCTGAGGTCCCCTGGAGGTCTCCTGTTGCAGCCTGACCTAGAGGGAAATACTGTCTTGCAAAGCTGGCTGTCATCTGAGCCACCTGAAGTGATACATGTCTtaccacatagaaggatactgcAGTGATGGGAAAGTGTTATCAAGAAAAGTTTCCAAAAGGAGGTACAGTTGGACTCAAGGGAAGGCACATCTCATCAGATAGAACTAAATGTAGAGGTGCCAGATCCTTTAGCAAATGAGTGACGACAGTAGGCCTAGCCCTGTTTTCAGGAAAGAAATGGTCAGATATTTGTTGAACTCTTCTATGCTATGACCTGTGTCAGATACTATGTTATCTTAGAGGATCCTTTTAGGaatctcttgttttgttttgttttgtttgtttgtttgtttgttttttcttttttgagacaggccctcATTGTATACTCTAGAATGGCTCTGAACTCATAATGTAGTTGCAAGCTGGCCAGAACTCAGAGCAATCCTCTTgaacgctgggattacaggtgtgcacctctGTGCCCAGCTTCTTTTCTGGAGTAGgtattattgtttcattttatagtGAAGAAAAGGTTCAGAAAAATTAATTAGCTAACACACAGTGAGTAGTTAGTAACAGATCTTGAGTTCCAGCTCTTACTATTGAATAATAGCTCCTTTTGGTGCTGTTACATGGCTCACTTCACTGTGTAATGAGAGAAATATATGTGGTTTAGTGAGAAGGAAGTGGGCAGGATGCAAGAGAAGCCACAACAGTTCAAGTGAGAAGCCTTAGGTTTCTTAAGAGAACTAGAACCAAGTTCCTCCTTTTTTGTGCCTATTTAACAAGCCCTTTGTACAATACCATCTTTGATATTTAGGACTCCAATTTTTAGTtttggatgttttgcctacatgtatatatgtgcatcatgtgtatgcctggtgccagtggggtccagaagatgacatcagattccttggactggaattagagacagttgtgaactgccatgtgggtgctgggaattgaaccatctggaagagtagccagtgcttttaactgctgagccattgttTGTATTCCCTGAGCCAGCATGTCACTGTGTCACTGAAGCTGGTCTCCTACAGGGTAGTACTTTTGTCTTCTTCTGTCTTACATGCTACAATTGAAGATATATAACATCACACCTGGTTTAGCACATCCTTTCATTTTGGATGACAAGGAAAGTATATATAGTTGGCACCTCTATTCCTTCCTGAAAGAAATTTGATAAGAAACACTGAAGTGGAATAAGAGGCAGATAGAGACCACTAGAACCATGTACTCTGCACCTCTGCAGTGTAGAAGAGCTGACCAAGAGGCAACGAGAACTGTGCATGTGCAGATGACAAGGGGAGTCCAGAATGAGAAGAGATGGATGAGATCAGTGTAGGTGTAGGGATGGTGGCTTATTGGTCAAACAGGAGACAGAAGATTTGAGAATTTTTGTTCATGGACATGGATTCAGAGGGCAGATTGGGTTCTGATAAACTACTCAGCTGGAAGCCCACACTTTCTGcccttttcttgctttctgatTCCCATGAATGTCTAGACTCCCTAAATTCTAACATTGAGTAAATCTTGTCTTTCCTTTTTGCTCAGAGTCTGAAACTGAAAGATAATGAAAACATATGGCAACAGAGTCCTGATGAGTTGGTGAGCCCAAGGGTTGGGCTGTTGGGTTGTATCTTGCTGGAATTTGCTTCCCGTGTAGCAGCATTCTGTGGTATCTTTGGAGAGAGGCACTGATCACCTAGAGGATATCAGAGTGATCTGGATGGAGATTGGGAGTAAATAAATAGGATGGCTTCTTCAGAGAACATGAGATTATCTTCATGAATTTCATGGCAACATAGACTAGCATTGGCAGTAAAGACTTTAAGATGATAAAGATCCTTAATAATGTCTTGTTTTAGGCTGCAGGGATAATTGTATAAACGCAATGCTTTATTTTCAGctgagaaattttcattttacgGAGGGAATAGTATTTCCTATGTTAAGGAAAATCCCAGTTGAGATTCAGGGTGGTGCTCTGTAGTCAAACATTCTTTTCAGTTAAAGATGTGAATATTTACACTAAGTGAAATAAAGGCTAAAAATAAGATCATAATGGTTGGGGGTTAGGGTTTTGGccaaagatataaaaagaaaaagtgtttctCCAgagattatttattttgaaagtgtAGGTGATGGGCTGTGGGCATATAGTTAATCCTCAGGTTATTATGAAGAATGAGAATGTGCTGGTAAAGCTTTCGGAACATATCACATGGTAGGTATGTATGCAATGCCaacaaaacacaaatgtgttAGATTTTTGGCTTGAAGCAAAACCATTCTCTGCACACAGCTTTGGAAGAAGCAAACTTTGGAGAACTGCACAGCTAGGAGCTGAAGGTGCCTTAGAACTTAGAGACTTCTCATGATGGGATGGTGATATACTCATTGCTGTCCCCATGGTAGGATGGTGACAGACTCATTGCTCATGAACATTCCCTTCCTATGTGTCAgaggggaaagtgtgtgtgtgtgtgtgtgtgtgtgtgtgtgtgtgtgtgtgtgtgtgtgtgtgtgagacatgGGGTTATCACACAGGAATTCCTTTGTATTTCCTtataataatgtaataaatatCCTACTGCCATACATGTTTGTTCACATCTCAGTTATTTTCTCAGAATATATTTATCAAAGGGAAATTTCTTAAGAGAAAGACAATGGATATCTTAGCTTTTCATCTATTAAGTtcagtgtgtctttgtgtgcgcATATATGTTTATGGAGGATCCAGAGTTGaagttgggtgtcttcctctgtcatctCTACCTTATCTTTTGGGACAGTCTCTCTGAATCTGGAGTTCACTGAGtggccagggagctccagggatctgcctgtctcttctctttgcttctcctcagtgctgggattatagacttgCACCtagcttttatatgggtgctaggaatctgaaTGAGGTCATGCTTGCAGGCCAGGagttttcccactgagccattgcttctAGCTTTAGGACTTATATTTCTTAGTTTTCTACCAAATCATTTAGTAGAGGGCTTTTAAACTTCGAAGTTCATGAAAAAGGTAAGTTTTGGGAATAACTAAACTCATACATGACTGACTAGACCAAGTGGTTCCtgacctgtgggttgtgacccccttGACAAGCcactatctccaaaaatatttatattatgattcataacagtaaaattacaattattaagtagcaacgaaaatagttttatgtttaATAGTCATCCCAGCATGAGGAATTGTTTTAAAGGGTTGCAGctttgggaaggttgagaaccattggacTAGATGCTCTCTTCAGCCATTCAGAGTCATTTTGAGATACCTCTTGAGGTTTATAGGGGTCTAATGAGACCCCACTTAGCCCTAGAAATAACAAATGCCCTTATAGGAGCTTCCCATGTGATGTCCCATGGTGCTTGATCCAGCTTTCTGAGCTAACTAACTGGGCTGGGTTTTCCTTGCTTCAGGTCTCCATGACTAACACCAAGACTTGACGACTGCAGTTTTCTCTGACCTAATATCTGTGACTCCCTGCCTATTATATATTATTCCTTCCATTATCCAGCCTTAACTAAAAATGAATTTCCCCATTGGGCAACACTATGCCACTTCCTGTTTATTATCTTTGGGCAGTGGCGGCAGCATGAAACATTTCCATTGCATCATATTGCACCAGTATCACATGCTGTTAGTGACAATGAGCAGAACACATGGGGTTCTGATGGGGATTTTATTGGGGGATTTTACATTTTTGGCTGAGGGTACACAAATGAGCAGGCTGATATGTGCTTATGACTCGATCCTTTAGATACCAGCTTATTTTTCTTAGTTGGATAGTTGACTCCCAAAGTCCTAGCCCCAGAGAAAGAAGGTGTAGGTATTGCTTTGGGGTATTTGTTGGAATTGAAGGAAGAGGAAGTTGTGATTGCACACAAGACCAAGAGAATTCTTTGATTGGGAGTTCCATATTCTGACTAAATTGGCACTACAGGATACGTTTAGGGggggttggtgttttgtttgtttgttttttgttttttgggaatagggtttctctgtggctttggaggctgtcctagaactaactcttgtagaccaggctggtctcaaactcacagagatccccctgcccctgcctcccgagtgctggcattaaaggcgtgcaccaccaccgcctggctacagGGTATATTTTTCAGATTCTTAAAATGTGGACTATAAGTTTGTATAACTCattgaaaacaagataaaaataagaatCAGGCTCCAGGTACAGAGAGGGTTGTAACTCCAGACAAACCCTGACACTTTTAAGAATCATAGGAAGCAGGCTGAAATGTGGTGGGGATAGGAAAGGGAGATGCACAAATAGACTAGATCTTAGGATCTCAACTAGTTCCTTCATCGCCTTATTTTTCCTACATAATTATTATATTGTGCAGCACCTGCCATTGCCTCTCTTCAAGCAAGACATGGCTGGCTAAGCCAAAGTCCTACAGGTGCCAGTGGTATACACACCAAGGGCTTTGTAACAAATACCTTTTGGGTCATCACAGTTCTATGCATATGTAGGACAAAGACAACATAACCCACACTCCCAGACTTCAGGTTTTGCTCCCAGCGAGTTCCCTTACTCTGTTTACCCCAAGGCCCGACTGTTCATTAAAACtgattttttctgaatttgaacATTTCTAAGAATCGGTCCCTGATCTGCTTGGTGCGGACCCCATAGATGAGGGGGTTGAGGGCGGGTGGCAGCAGCAAATAAATGTTGGACAAAAGGATATGCACTGACTTTGGGACAGTGTGCCGACCAAAGCGGTGTGTGAGGTAGGAGAAGAGACCAGGCACATAGAAGGCCAGGATGACGCAGATGTGAGAGCTACATGTACCAAAAGCCTTTGCCCGGGCCTCCCAGGTAGGTAACCGAAGCACCGCATGGGCAATGAgcccataagatccagcaatgccCAGAATATCTACACCAGACACAGCCAATGAAAGTGCCAGCCCATACAAGTTGTTGACTCGTGTGTTACCTACCACCAGTTCTACAACTGCCATGTGTGCACAGTAAGCGTGGTGTATGATCTTGGCATGGAAATGCTCAAATCGTGCCACCAGCAGAGGGAAGGGTACCACAATAGCCACAGCTTTCAGTGTCAGTGCCAAGACTGCATAGCCCACTCGGGCTTTAGTAACCAAGATAGGGTAGTGTAGTGGACGCCCCACTGCCACAGCGCGATCACAGGCCATGGCCAAAAGCACACCAGATTCTACAGCAGTCAATGCATGTACAAAGAACATCTGGATGAGGCAAACAGCATATTGCACAGGTCGGGGCCCAAGCCACAGCACAGCCAGTAACCCTGGAGCTATAGATGTGGCTAAGCCCAGGTCGGTAGCTGCCAGTGTAGCCAGGAGTAGAAACATGGGCTGGTGCAGTGTAGAATCTATCCGGATCACTGTCAGAAGTGTTGCATTGCCCAGCAGGGCCAGCAGATACATGGGCCCGAATACCAGTGTCAGCCAGGCCTGGCCGTCTCTCAACCCTGGGATGCCAGTCAATATGAAGAAAGGTGGGCATTGGATGGTGGAGTTGGACTGTGGAGTTAGACTGTGTGCCATCCTGTAAAGATGAAGTTTGGGTTTCATGGATGTATTGCTCCTGATAGGAGAAGGGCAGGAGGAGAGATTCTAAGGATGTCACAGTGGCACAAACCCATCCATGGACTGATAAAGGGTCTGAGATATTACAAGAGTGTAATCTTTGTTTGGGATGGGTTGGGTGAATAATTATGGTCATGATACTAGCTAGGATGGGAGAATCCTTTGTTCCTAGTAATCCATGAGTATTGAagggagagcagaggcaggggtagAAAGGAAGGGTTAAGGAAGTAGGTGACTGATGTGGTGGCTGGTACATTCAGAGTCATCCAGTGTGTGGTCATCTGAGGACATGGAGTTGAGATAACTGCTTTCTCCCTCAGAGTCCAGGGACAGTCAGTCTTGGTCTATGTATTTGGAGAGAAAAATTGTGTGGAGTGACTAGGTTATCTCATCTTGACTATATTTTCGGGAGGGACTTTGAGCTTCAATGATTTTGATTCTGTAATGGGGTAGACACAGCGATCTTAATCATTTTCTTGAATTAACATTTGGGGTACCAACACCCTAGGAAGCAAGGATGAGGCAGAATAAGAAGACAGGGAGAAACTATACAGGGGTACAAGTAGGATCTGGACTGAAGCTGGGAGCCTGGAATGACGGGAGGAAATTTGATGGGCTCAAGGGGTCCTTACCTTATTCTGGATTCGGTGCTGAAGTTGTGATCTTGAACATCAGGTGGAGAGTTAAGTTGGGAgtagggaggaatggagagagagatgatgatgaCAGCAAAAAAGAATCTTTTCTTGGTATCCTTTCATTCTTCTGGATCCAGAAGGGGATTCCACTAGAGTCTTACTTCTGAAATGCCTCAGAAGTAAGGCAACTGAAGGAGGAAATGGTAGAAATCCCAGAGTACTAAATGTGTGAAGAAACACTTCTGATGGAGGAGGCAGGATGAGTAGATGGTGTTCCTGCAAGCATCCAGCTCCCAGCAAAAGCTTCAGTGTTGAGTGAAGACAAAACCACCAACGGAAGACTTGATGAGGGAGTTACTCTGAGCACTGCGTGCTGGAAGTCTCTCTTTATTTTGACCAGTGCCTCTTGGGGCCTTTTATGAGACTGTTCTACCTGCATCCCTCAGGGCCCTTATCCATCCCACCTGTGCCATATTATCTTTTCTCTGTACTGTATTCTTGCCCAGTGCTCACAGACTAAGCGTGTTCAGAAAGGTGGCAGGAAAGGGGACAAGCAAGGAAAGCCTTTGAAATATTTGGGAAAGGGGAATACTTCCTCTAGGAGGTCTTTGTAGTTGGAGAAGACTTGTGTAATTCTATAATGGCATCTACCCACTCTATTGTAATAACTATTTGTCACTCCTCACTAGAGTAGAAGCATAGTACAAGCATTGCTTCTCACTAGCCACATAGTCTCCATAGCTTCACACTGTCTAGCATGCAGTTGGTCATGGATGAACATTTATTACCTTCAACTGTAGCAGATCTTCTAACCCCAAAGTCTAGGATGACAGGTTCACTTGTTAACTGCAGTTTTAGGAGTTAGATATCCacgagaaaagaaaatgttgttcACCGTCCACCAGAAGACTATTGAGTCCAGTTCTTTCTGCTGTAAAGAGGCATCCTTAAAACAACCTCACTATGCAAAAATCTTAGTGAAAACTAGTGGCAAAAATGGAAGTAAGGATGTATCACCTCAAAATATCAGTGACACAGATGAAAATGGTAGAAATAGAGAACAGGGGGATAGCTCATGGGATGAAGTACTTACCACATAACTGTGAAGACTAGAGTTTGGCtccttagcacccacataaaagtcaaGTGGATGTGGTGGTCCACCAGTGATCCCAGCAATTAGGAAACAGAGATAGGTGGTCCCTTGAACAAGTTAGCTAGCCTAGAGTGGCTCTAGGCttaacaagagaccctgcctccataaataaatggaaagcatTTGAGGAAGtcaacatctggcctccacatgcactctctctctctctctctctctctctctctctctcctctctctctctctctctctctctctctctctctctctctctctcacacacacacacacacacacacacacacacacacacacacacacgacagaacTGTTTTGGCATTGTATGGTTAGAAAGTATGCAAATACTACAATAAATACAGTACTTTATTCTTGAGGGAAAAAACCGAGTTTTGTAGAAAGGCTTGTCAGAATTGGGTTGAAAGCTGTAGTGGTAAGCTGGGGTGGCTGTCAGATACTTGAAGAAGAGTACATACTGAGTTTTCCTGCTCAGCCAGGATCGTCTGTGTGAAGTTCTCTGTGTTTATCCGGTTTCTAAGATTGCAGAATCACCTCTAAGCATGAAACTCACTGCTCAGTTTTCTAATGTGTCAGCTGTGTTTCAATAAATTTGCATTTCAAAACCAGCACTGTGGCTGAACTGACTGAAACTCTTGTTCCTGGCGCTGTGCCATATGGGGGAAGATAAGTGGATATAAGGAGACGGCCTGCCCTCCAGGAGTTTATAATCTCATGTACTCAGTGGTATACCCAGTTGTTGGAGAGGTGCTAAGGTAGTTATACTAACTGAGGTCAGTACTTGATACAATggcaacacagaaaaagaagCTTCTTAATCTGAAAATCTCTACATCAGTGGTAATGGTCCCATGTGTTTCTCACATTCATTTGCCAAGTCCTCACCTCCAAAAAGGTTTTAAAGTAAGTATGaatctcctttatttttcttacaaaacaaaacaaccaaacaaaaaaacctatggCACAAGATAAAATAACATGCCAGTAGTCACAGCCAGCACACAGCAAAGTTAATACATAAACTCAAATAGCTTGGCTTTAGTGTACTTGCTCTTAGTCACCACTAAGGATTTCAGCTGAAATTTAGCACATGGGTAGATGTATAATAGTATAGCTATGGATGACAGGTACTTGTTCCTGGGACAAATAATTCAGGGGACTTTGGTTTGGGTGGGTGGTCCCAGTTCAGAGTAATTAATTATTAGGCAGTGGATGATGATTGCTTGAGGAAGGAGGGAATACTCAGGAGGTAGGAACTTTAGATGAACATCTATGGAGAGAGTTGGAGAAAAATGCTTTTGGCTTCAAGAGATAATTCAGAGAGTTTTGGCTGTAcatcagaaatgactcaaaagatATATCCTAGACCTCTTAGATGCAACAAATCTAAAATTGAAGTGACTGGGTTATTGGAAGCCTGCTATATTTTGAGTTTACAAGATGTACCTGTAGATTTGTTTTTTAGAAAGTTCCTTTGTTGGTATTCCAGACCCTATATCATATTTATAGAAGTTCCCTGAGTGCATGTTTCAGACCTCCCAGGGTTGTGGGTAGTAGCATGGGAAGAGAAGTGTTGTTGGGGgtacaaatgtccttgtgatcaCAGAAAGCATTAGGGAAacaaggaatgttaaacacactgGGTTGTCCTCTCAAACGAAAAGATGCATCTattttctgcccagaaggctgggaatggaaGTCACTAATAATAGCCTAGGTAATCCTTGCACTATCTGTAGGGCCAGACCCCACCTGGTTCTTCTCAAGCCCTCATAATCAGGACCAGATATGGTTAATAGTCTAGATGACCCCTGTGCTAACTGTATGGCCAGGGGCTCCCCCAGGCTCCCACAAGCAAAACAGAGGTAGTTAATAACCTAGGTAACTTCTGTACTATCTCTATGACTGAGATCACACCAGATCCTCCCCTAGACCCTTAAGATAACACATGTGGCCTATCTTCAGAACCCATCTTCATGGAAGAAGTGGCATGTACTTTGAAAAAGGATTCTAggtaatcatgtttttttttcttttttttaaaattctttaattactactcatatttacatatccatccccccattccctcgacctcccatcctcccatgttccccaccaacaaccccccaacccatcccacagctcttccccagggatagtgaggccctccaccagggaccttcaaagtctgtcatatcatttgggggagggccaaagccctccttgctgtatctgggttgcaatagtatccctccatagggaatgggctcccaaagtccattttgtgctctagggttaaagactggctctactgttagaggtcccatagactgtcttggtctcttagctgtcacctacattcagagggcttgtttcggtccaatgttgtttccccagctttatgactagggtctccatgctctcactaggtcaggtctgTGGAGAGCTGCGCTTTGTcagcccaaaagatggcgccagcttctgccttccaccatcccaaGGGTGAGAGGTCTTTTTGTTGGACAATTTCTTATCTGGCAAAGGCTGGGtgggcttcaggcctgcttccgtgtatgtggacccttctgcttttGCCACCTGGCGGTCTGGGGTGGGTTGCCAAGGGCGCTTTTAAGCAGAGGGTCGGGTTTCCTCGGGGCCCCCAGAAGAAGATTGTACAAGGCTCCTGaaataaactgcaggaagaagagttcccgagttgtgtctttcttgctggtcgagaCAGGCACAGcacaggtcaactgtttctttgggtttctgcagtaccgtcttggctcctttgctcgtccctcctccctctccacaatcgtattccaggagtatggttcagtgcttagctgtgggtgcctatttctgcttcaaacagctactgtatgaaagctctaggaatggtaaccaaggtagacatcaaccTTATTATAGGGGAATgccatcaatggcattttctccatcactgcctgtattcttagttggggtcatccctgtggatcccctagcatttcccctgtgccagatctctTTCCATACCTTTACTGTCTCCCTCTaatcaaggcatctcttttcttgcccttctctaGGTAATCATGCCTCATGTGCACATGGGATTGTGTGATATcaggaaactttttttccaaattgtactgGACTTAATATGCCTACAACAAACTGCCTGGTGTCAGGTTCTAGAAGTTTTAACCAACATCGGCTACTGAGTTGTGCTGAActggatttccttcttgcctGACACAGGTTGTTGCTCTGATAGTCCTGGTGTTTGCAGAGACCCCCATAGAGAAGAGGACATTGAACTTCTCAGTTGCTTTGAGACTGGCATAGAAAAATAGGATGAGGGAAGCTCTGTTTGGAAATCTGACTCTTACTTTGATTAATGTAGTTGTCAAACATCAGCATGTTTCCAGATGGgcctctttggttttttttttttttttaactttatacaTGGTCTGTGAACACTAACACATATTACCCATTTATACAGTAGATTACAGATAAGAAAATATTGGGCTTAGTGGTGCCACTCAACATTGAATCCTTTTTCAGAATCCTAAATAACTCTGAAATATCAAACCGCAATTACCAGGTCAGTATGAGACCCCCTGTGGAACTAGCAGCATCACAGTAGTTGAGGATTCATCTTCCCTTAAATCCAGGGAATAGAGAAACCTTGTAAGGAAATGTGGAAAGATCATGgaatcaccacacccagcctgtcTTCTAGCATCAACCATCCCAGCCAACTTGGGCCTTGCAGATC
The DNA window shown above is from Cricetulus griseus strain 17A/GY chromosome 3, alternate assembly CriGri-PICRH-1.0, whole genome shotgun sequence and carries:
- the LOC100752183 gene encoding olfactory receptor 52W1 — its product is MKPKLHLYRMAHSLTPQSNSTIQCPPFFILTGIPGLRDGQAWLTLVFGPMYLLALLGNATLLTVIRIDSTLHQPMFLLLATLAATDLGLATSIAPGLLAVLWLGPRPVQYAVCLIQMFFVHALTAVESGVLLAMACDRAVAVGRPLHYPILVTKARVGYAVLALTLKAVAIVVPFPLLVARFEHFHAKIIHHAYCAHMAVVELVVGNTRVNNLYGLALSLAVSGVDILGIAGSYGLIAHAVLRLPTWEARAKAFGTCSSHICVILAFYVPGLFSYLTHRFGRHTVPKSVHILLSNIYLLLPPALNPLIYGVRTKQIRDRFLEMFKFRKNQF